A genomic region of Saprospiraceae bacterium contains the following coding sequences:
- a CDS encoding T9SS type A sorting domain-containing protein yields the protein MKAHKITSYTILLICIPLFILGQNDHCNTLKEDSTKCYVLKQYIKPQIVLEKKWETKEIAYTGQTPLVAKLNRDCIPEILLRGFNSQDGSTLDTPRVHIYDGRDGTLKMKFDCGGFAPELTPVIADVDNDGTNDIVVSTTYGTFQYRYHLMCYDYLGKLKWVSDEYLYNNNLPVTSCFGVADFNQDGMMEVYCNNRIFNGQTGKLLVEGGMNGMGATFSKNYINPISISVAAQLDSDLNDLELAAGYTIYKVIILNPNGKTGNQMIPINIKVENRFLDGTTAVADINGDGQLDVIVSYAANDINSKVYAYTLVNGTPNLIAQNYIPGKDEHNGCPSISDIDSNGIPNILVSKYNSLHNFEYDGTNKFILRWSFKVMDTLATMGITTFDLNGDGIQEIIYRDHFNLLIIDGSVNPPQIIDSLRCIAGTYGEYPIIADIDNSGKAQICTVCGGIGPWPQNITRGYLTAFGSPDSLAGWAPARAVWNQYAYNPLYINDDLTVPRVPKNQVSYKNGKYNNFLQQESLLDSNGMYKVSAASLWGEIACINYDQIAEEYTVSFNVFNHTNASARADSALPVSFYNSDPTTGGNLLGIFYTPSQLNPGDRLLQQEFKFKVSQIQDLYMVVNTKRDSIGAFDPKDFSSLECDYADNVFHTTELPKTESISASICKGSKYPFFDTMLTLQGHYTHILRNQKNCDSLITLLELTVVDTIHSLQTLSVCDSFNWQGIVYRENSTIVNHFQVAHGCDSVVTLNLNIRKSSDTLIQINACRKFGFNDKVYTEGGKYFIKLRNRQGCDSLIELNLNIISLDTNITKLGNTLIALDSVATYQWVDCDEHFMIIPGATQKTYTADKNGNYAVILNTPPCVDTSVCINVIVSHGTQYDRLHLLAYPNPATNQLHLLFPDPVTGEFLASIRDIHGRTILKNVLVKEERKEINVDISDLAAGLYFVYFQSALGAHHLIFMKL from the coding sequence ATGAAAGCACATAAAATTACTTCATATACCATTTTATTGATTTGCATTCCTCTTTTTATCTTAGGTCAAAATGATCATTGTAATACTCTTAAAGAAGATTCAACTAAATGTTATGTTCTAAAACAATATATTAAACCCCAGATAGTCCTTGAAAAAAAATGGGAAACTAAGGAAATAGCTTACACTGGCCAAACCCCACTAGTTGCGAAACTAAATAGGGATTGTATTCCTGAAATATTGTTAAGGGGATTTAATTCACAAGATGGTTCTACTCTTGATACACCAAGAGTGCATATCTATGACGGAAGAGATGGTACTTTGAAAATGAAATTTGATTGTGGGGGCTTTGCTCCTGAACTTACACCTGTGATTGCAGATGTAGACAATGACGGTACAAATGACATAGTTGTTTCTACAACTTATGGAACTTTTCAATATAGATATCATTTAATGTGCTATGACTATTTAGGGAAACTGAAATGGGTTTCAGATGAATATTTATACAATAATAATCTACCAGTTACTTCATGTTTTGGAGTTGCAGATTTTAATCAAGATGGCATGATGGAGGTCTATTGCAATAACCGGATCTTTAATGGTCAAACCGGCAAATTACTGGTAGAAGGTGGCATGAATGGCATGGGAGCTACATTTAGTAAAAATTATATAAATCCAATATCAATATCTGTAGCTGCACAACTCGATAGTGACCTAAATGACCTGGAATTGGCTGCAGGTTATACTATCTACAAAGTAATCATATTGAATCCAAATGGAAAAACAGGGAACCAAATGATACCTATCAATATAAAAGTAGAAAATAGATTTCTTGATGGAACTACAGCTGTAGCCGATATTAATGGTGATGGGCAATTAGACGTCATAGTTTCCTACGCTGCTAATGATATTAATTCCAAAGTGTATGCATATACGCTGGTTAACGGCACTCCAAATCTAATTGCGCAGAATTATATTCCCGGTAAAGACGAACACAATGGTTGTCCAAGTATTTCTGATATTGATAGTAATGGCATTCCAAATATTTTAGTGAGTAAATATAATTCACTACACAATTTTGAATATGACGGAACCAATAAGTTCATTCTCAGATGGTCCTTTAAAGTAATGGATACTTTAGCTACGATGGGCATTACAACCTTTGATTTAAATGGTGATGGTATCCAGGAAATTATTTATCGGGATCATTTTAATTTACTGATCATAGATGGCAGTGTGAATCCGCCACAAATCATTGATAGTTTAAGATGTATAGCAGGGACATATGGAGAATACCCCATTATTGCAGATATCGATAATTCCGGAAAAGCTCAAATTTGCACTGTCTGTGGTGGTATTGGACCCTGGCCACAGAATATTACACGAGGCTACCTCACCGCCTTCGGCTCTCCAGATAGCCTTGCGGGTTGGGCCCCTGCAAGAGCTGTTTGGAATCAATACGCCTACAATCCGCTATACATCAACGACGATCTCACCGTGCCCAGGGTGCCAAAAAATCAGGTCAGTTATAAAAATGGCAAGTACAACAATTTTTTGCAGCAGGAATCTTTACTCGACAGCAACGGCATGTATAAAGTAAGCGCTGCAAGTTTGTGGGGAGAGATTGCTTGCATTAACTACGATCAGATAGCGGAGGAATACACCGTGTCATTCAATGTTTTTAACCACACTAATGCGTCTGCCAGAGCAGATAGTGCATTGCCGGTTTCATTTTACAATAGTGACCCTACAACTGGCGGTAATTTGCTGGGTATTTTTTATACACCTTCGCAATTAAATCCTGGTGATCGCTTGCTGCAGCAGGAGTTTAAGTTTAAAGTCTCACAAATACAGGACTTGTACATGGTGGTCAATACCAAACGCGATAGCATTGGCGCATTTGATCCTAAAGATTTTTCATCTTTAGAATGTGATTATGCAGACAATGTTTTTCACACTACAGAGCTTCCGAAAACTGAAAGTATCTCTGCTTCTATCTGCAAGGGCAGTAAATATCCTTTCTTTGATACCATGTTGACCCTTCAGGGACATTATACACACATCCTTCGCAATCAAAAAAATTGCGATAGCCTGATCACCTTACTCGAACTAACAGTTGTTGATACCATTCACAGTTTGCAAACCCTGTCTGTTTGTGATAGTTTTAACTGGCAAGGCATCGTTTACCGCGAAAATTCAACAATTGTGAATCATTTTCAGGTTGCTCATGGTTGTGACAGTGTGGTTACTTTGAATCTGAACATTCGCAAAAGTAGCGATACGCTTATTCAGATAAACGCTTGCAGAAAATTTGGATTTAATGATAAAGTTTACACGGAAGGAGGTAAGTATTTTATAAAATTGAGAAACCGCCAGGGCTGTGATAGTCTCATCGAACTCAATCTGAATATAATTTCTCTGGATACCAATATCACCAAATTGGGAAATACCTTAATCGCATTGGACAGTGTAGCCACTTACCAATGGGTCGACTGCGATGAGCATTTTATGATTATTCCCGGTGCGACTCAAAAAACCTACACAGCTGATAAAAATGGGAACTATGCGGTAATCTTAAATACTCCTCCATGTGTAGATACTTCTGTTTGCATAAACGTGATTGTTTCTCATGGTACTCAATACGACAGACTGCATTTGCTCGCTTATCCAAATCCTGCTACGAACCAACTTCATTTGTTATTTCCGGATCCCGTTACCGGTGAATTTCTTGCAAGCATAAGAGACATACATGGACGGACTATTTTGAAAAACGTTCTCGTGAAAGAAGAACGCAAAGAAATTAATGTTGATATCAGCGATTTAGCTGCTGGTTTGTATTTTGTATACTTTCAGTCCGCATTGGGTGCACATCATTTGATATTCATGAAATTGTGA
- a CDS encoding T9SS type A sorting domain-containing protein: MSIDATTKTFSFRVVKTDFQSPNPTCRDVIAYLKFKNAAGDFLPDVPTNAVELCYSDFVLPDVDIVIGQCNRNDPNNNVFSDDYYYVSFTISNADNRHWRLERLVDDPYPDESGRYFLKTDGYGNGSYNLGPFLIQEGSWVLTLFYGGCSDTFQIIPPDYCSGCSELSKVKISNIQCNPATGTWSYDIFIPGPVPPVGDCYELEGSQREFNITYTIDGNQMSNQECLNPTINYKVNCQDIQPTCSAILDICPPKPCNNGNYEICDLEAYFVGVNCIDNGNGNYSYTVEFNVSDAPYPCYRSFTPGNLNLVEGSFSNPLGPFYDAERYFVIYSCGEVIPYTCVCPNTGCYKIFKVRKPEDCITREDFGGAIESSILNNGKELKIIPNPVISDEWLIRSSLEKTDFEIISHSGISIYAGKFIGPEHQLKISLPKGLYLLRYYNSNGTSSSLKFIKM; this comes from the coding sequence ATGAGTATAGACGCAACTACCAAAACATTTTCATTCAGAGTTGTTAAAACTGATTTTCAAAGTCCAAACCCAACTTGTCGCGATGTCATCGCTTACCTGAAATTTAAAAATGCGGCCGGCGATTTTCTTCCGGATGTACCTACTAATGCCGTTGAGCTGTGCTATTCGGATTTTGTACTTCCAGATGTAGATATTGTCATTGGCCAATGCAATCGCAATGATCCCAACAACAATGTTTTTTCAGATGATTATTATTACGTGAGTTTTACCATTTCAAATGCAGACAACAGGCACTGGAGATTGGAACGACTGGTGGATGATCCTTACCCAGATGAATCCGGACGCTACTTTTTAAAAACCGATGGATATGGAAATGGCTCTTATAATCTTGGACCTTTCTTAATTCAGGAAGGCAGCTGGGTGTTGACTCTATTTTATGGTGGTTGCTCCGATACCTTCCAGATCATCCCCCCTGATTATTGTTCAGGTTGCTCAGAGCTTTCGAAAGTTAAGATCAGCAATATTCAATGTAATCCGGCAACGGGAACATGGTCTTATGATATCTTTATTCCAGGGCCTGTTCCTCCTGTTGGCGATTGTTACGAATTAGAAGGTAGCCAAAGGGAATTTAACATTACTTATACCATCGATGGCAATCAGATGAGTAACCAAGAGTGTTTAAATCCAACAATTAATTATAAGGTAAACTGTCAAGATATACAACCTACTTGCTCTGCAATTTTGGACATCTGTCCACCAAAACCTTGCAACAATGGTAATTACGAAATCTGCGATCTGGAAGCTTATTTTGTTGGTGTCAATTGTATCGATAATGGCAATGGTAATTATTCTTATACAGTTGAATTTAATGTAAGTGACGCTCCTTATCCTTGCTATCGAAGTTTTACGCCAGGTAATTTAAACCTGGTCGAAGGTTCGTTCAGTAATCCGTTGGGCCCATTTTATGATGCTGAAAGGTATTTTGTGATCTATTCCTGTGGAGAGGTCATTCCCTATACCTGCGTTTGTCCGAATACAGGATGTTACAAAATATTTAAAGTTCGCAAACCAGAAGACTGTATTACACGGGAAGATTTTGGCGGTGCAATTGAAAGCTCGATCCTGAATAATGGCAAAGAACTTAAAATCATACCAAATCCTGTCATTTCTGATGAATGGTTAATTCGATCAAGTCTGGAAAAAACAGATTTTGAAATTATCAGTCATTCCGGAATTAGCATATATGCTGGAAAATTTATTGGACCTGAACATCAGTTAAAAATATCATTGCCCAAAGGCTTGTATCTGTTAAGATATTATAATTCGAACGGTACAAGTTCCAGTTTAAAGTTTATTAAGATGTAA
- a CDS encoding tetratricopeptide repeat protein: MKHLIFIGLLSILCSCNQNLDTNPSNAQDWTTAYTDFPKLIDRHEALQYGKEWENIQSEYGSYRDQIIHQQDEVQARIKLAELFCNEAKITGEHPYYYPLALAQYDSALAILNGKETDETFRSLSGKASVFLSLHHFEDALQIGKKALALNAHNANIYGILTDANVELGNYTEAITYADKMVSIRPDIRSYSRISYLRELHGMTPEAIDAMKLAIQSSYPGTEDRAWAMVTLAHLLYDNQAFQESQNVVDRILSERPLYPFALEIKAMLEIQKGNQEEAEALLKQAISIIPEVSFQIQLAEIYKSQHRDIEFNNALQSIYEMMKEDSDKGHNMNLELAQLYLDLGNEPQKALELALKEYQVRPQNIMVNLLLSKIYLKQSKIENSKKHAIVASATNFEHQELKSIQNELRL; encoded by the coding sequence ATGAAACATTTAATTTTCATTGGATTACTCTCCATTTTATGCTCCTGCAATCAGAACCTGGATACCAATCCATCTAATGCTCAAGATTGGACAACAGCTTATACAGATTTTCCCAAACTTATAGACCGCCATGAAGCACTTCAATACGGAAAAGAATGGGAAAACATACAAAGTGAATACGGCTCATACCGTGATCAAATCATCCATCAACAGGATGAAGTACAAGCCAGAATCAAACTAGCTGAATTGTTTTGCAATGAAGCTAAAATAACTGGCGAACATCCATATTATTACCCATTGGCACTGGCACAATACGATAGCGCACTCGCCATTTTGAATGGAAAAGAAACGGATGAAACGTTCAGGTCTTTAAGTGGAAAGGCCAGTGTTTTTCTTTCTTTACATCACTTTGAAGATGCATTACAAATTGGTAAGAAAGCATTGGCGCTCAATGCACATAACGCCAACATTTATGGCATCCTCACAGATGCGAATGTGGAGTTGGGAAATTATACAGAAGCTATAACATATGCCGATAAAATGGTATCCATCCGACCTGACATCAGGTCTTATTCGAGAATTTCCTATTTAAGGGAATTGCACGGTATGACTCCGGAGGCCATTGATGCCATGAAACTTGCCATTCAATCATCCTATCCCGGAACAGAAGACAGAGCCTGGGCGATGGTGACTTTAGCACATCTGTTATATGATAATCAAGCGTTTCAGGAATCACAAAATGTTGTGGATCGCATTTTAAGTGAGAGACCTCTATATCCATTTGCCCTTGAAATTAAAGCTATGTTAGAAATTCAAAAAGGAAATCAAGAGGAAGCAGAAGCTTTGTTAAAACAGGCAATCTCCATCATTCCTGAAGTTTCATTTCAAATTCAACTTGCGGAGATTTACAAATCTCAGCATCGGGATATTGAGTTCAATAATGCATTACAAAGCATTTATGAAATGATGAAAGAAGACAGTGATAAGGGACATAATATGAATTTAGAACTGGCTCAATTATATTTAGACTTAGGCAATGAGCCACAGAAGGCACTTGAATTGGCATTAAAAGAATATCAAGTCAGACCTCAAAATATTATGGTCAATCTTTTGCTATCGAAAATATATTTAAAGCAATCAAAAATTGAAAACTCTAAAAAGCATGCTATCGTTGCAAGCGCCACAAATTTTGAACATCAGGAATTGAAGTCGATTCAAAATGAATTGAGACTTTAA
- a CDS encoding TonB-dependent receptor, with protein sequence MKWLQTILLKLTILTCISAGEALHFIGQIIDKSTKFPIEDVIIFQLDKEVIQVSNALGFFKIEVHDSPSIKLRLEKLGYKPIVAQFNYASQQFPTMIFEMEIQQLELPQVTVQSAFYSKTNIISNYDLLGRPISSGQEALNLIPGLFLAQHAGGGKAEQIFLRGYDIDHGTDLQLTVDGIPVNMASHAHGQGYADLHFIIPESIDRINYRKGPYDISDGNFATAGAAHFKTKKILSQNFIQAEYGQFGHSRFVGGINVVNNQSLKNPTNAYIMGELLSSRAYFDDPQNFHRINFFSKYNRNIGSTKKLELSFSIFDSKWDASGQIPERAVSSGIINRFGAIDPNEGGSSYRMNLNAMLSAQGKKYNLIRHQLYLTHLRFDLFSNFTFFLHDSINGDMIRQLEERYIIGYSGDWQKRFHLFHKNAMFKLGIGNRTDIIPTSQLLHMPQRNNSLSSPISIGNIHENNFSLFTDIDFQMMENLSFKSGLRADVIHFYADKNQIKASSWQKAISPRFTIQYTPNDKLLFTFKLGKGFHSNHAHVASHEKPASTLPAATGIELGMFQKLFDKMLIEVNVWQMETEDELVYVGDEGIVEINDAGIRKGIEVNLRFQVGDELFFDADLNYTNARFKNTKMEGRYIPLAARWTSTMGLHYNPKSPGLFAFLRYRFIADRPANENNSLIAPGSFICDAQLGYRIKSWEISVEVQNIFNKNWNEAQFETESRLFDEKDSVTELHFTPGTPFRSNLILQYLF encoded by the coding sequence ATGAAATGGCTGCAAACTATTTTATTGAAGCTTACTATACTAACATGCATAAGCGCAGGAGAAGCCTTACACTTTATTGGGCAAATCATAGATAAATCGACAAAATTTCCGATTGAAGATGTTATTATTTTCCAATTAGACAAAGAAGTAATACAAGTTAGTAATGCCTTGGGCTTTTTTAAAATTGAAGTACACGATAGTCCTTCTATTAAACTAAGATTAGAGAAGTTAGGATATAAACCAATTGTTGCGCAATTCAATTATGCTAGTCAGCAATTTCCAACCATGATTTTCGAAATGGAAATTCAACAGTTGGAACTACCGCAAGTAACCGTACAATCTGCTTTTTATTCAAAAACAAACATCATTTCAAACTATGATCTTTTAGGAAGACCGATCTCTTCTGGTCAGGAAGCTTTGAATCTTATTCCCGGACTATTCCTGGCACAGCACGCAGGTGGGGGAAAGGCCGAGCAGATTTTCCTCCGCGGATATGATATTGATCATGGAACTGATCTGCAATTGACTGTCGATGGGATACCTGTGAATATGGCAAGTCATGCACATGGTCAAGGCTATGCCGATTTGCATTTTATTATTCCGGAATCAATAGATCGCATCAATTACAGAAAGGGCCCTTATGATATCTCAGATGGAAATTTTGCAACAGCAGGCGCTGCCCATTTTAAAACCAAAAAAATATTAAGTCAAAATTTTATACAAGCCGAATATGGGCAATTTGGACATTCCAGATTCGTAGGTGGGATCAATGTAGTAAATAATCAATCGCTTAAAAATCCAACGAATGCTTATATCATGGGCGAACTTTTAAGCTCCAGAGCTTATTTCGATGATCCTCAAAATTTTCATAGAATTAATTTCTTTTCAAAGTATAATCGAAATATTGGATCTACAAAAAAATTGGAACTTAGCTTTTCTATTTTTGATTCAAAATGGGATGCTTCCGGACAAATTCCGGAAAGAGCAGTCTCCAGCGGAATTATAAATCGCTTTGGTGCTATTGACCCTAATGAAGGGGGTTCAAGTTATCGCATGAATTTAAATGCCATGTTGAGTGCACAAGGCAAGAAATACAATCTCATACGTCATCAGCTTTATTTGACGCATTTGCGATTTGATCTCTTCTCCAATTTTACTTTTTTCCTCCATGACTCTATAAATGGGGATATGATTCGTCAATTGGAAGAAAGGTATATTATAGGCTATTCAGGAGATTGGCAAAAGAGATTTCATCTATTTCATAAAAATGCAATGTTCAAATTGGGAATAGGAAACAGGACTGATATTATTCCAACCAGCCAATTATTGCATATGCCACAAAGAAACAACAGTTTATCAAGTCCCATTTCTATTGGTAATATTCATGAAAATAATTTTTCTCTATTTACAGATATAGATTTTCAGATGATGGAAAATCTCTCCTTCAAAAGCGGATTAAGGGCAGATGTCATTCATTTTTATGCAGACAAAAATCAAATAAAAGCATCCAGCTGGCAAAAAGCAATTAGTCCAAGATTCACGATCCAATATACTCCCAATGATAAACTGCTTTTTACTTTCAAACTTGGAAAAGGATTTCACAGTAACCATGCGCATGTAGCATCCCATGAAAAACCAGCCTCTACATTGCCAGCAGCGACTGGAATTGAATTAGGCATGTTTCAAAAATTGTTTGATAAAATGTTGATCGAAGTTAATGTGTGGCAAATGGAAACAGAAGACGAATTAGTGTATGTAGGTGATGAAGGCATTGTAGAAATTAATGACGCCGGAATTCGAAAAGGGATAGAAGTTAATTTGCGATTCCAGGTGGGTGATGAGTTATTTTTTGATGCAGATCTAAACTATACAAATGCAAGATTTAAAAATACAAAAATGGAAGGCAGGTACATTCCTTTGGCAGCTCGTTGGACAAGCACTATGGGATTACATTATAACCCAAAGTCGCCGGGACTATTTGCTTTCTTGAGGTATCGATTTATTGCCGATCGACCAGCGAATGAAAACAACAGTTTAATTGCTCCCGGATCATTTATTTGTGACGCACAATTAGGATACAGGATAAAATCCTGGGAAATCAGTGTAGAAGTTCAAAATATATTTAACAAAAACTGGAATGAAGCGCAGTTCGAAACCGAATCAAGATTATTTGATGAAAAGGATTCGGTAACTGAATTACATTTTACTCCGGGTACCCCATTCAGATCAAATCTAATATTGCAATATCTTTTTTGA
- a CDS encoding pirin family protein, giving the protein MSSLRSTEYVLAPPSPHMVGDGFRVHHFFPGNAPFDMHRLSPFLMLDYNAPFNFPPSMQPKGVDVHPHKGFETVSVVFKGKVAHYDSAGNSGVIGEGEVQWMTAGNGILHKEFHEENFSKSGGIFHMAQLWVNLPSAFKSKQAGYQEISREKIIPQMIENGTVECIAGEFNGFIGPAKTHTPIILLIIDLKKSGVFNYSLPQNFNACCLMVEGNGIWNHKTASPEHHLVVFQNDGTRISFEAKENSKLLLMAGEPIHEPIASYGPFVMNTQEEIREALNDYRAGKFGFLN; this is encoded by the coding sequence ATGTCATCTTTAAGATCCACCGAATATGTATTAGCCCCTCCTTCGCCACATATGGTTGGCGATGGGTTTAGAGTTCATCATTTTTTTCCGGGAAATGCCCCATTTGATATGCATCGCCTGAGCCCTTTTTTAATGCTGGACTATAATGCACCCTTCAACTTTCCGCCTTCTATGCAACCGAAAGGTGTGGATGTTCATCCGCATAAAGGCTTTGAAACTGTAAGTGTAGTATTTAAGGGCAAAGTTGCACATTACGACAGTGCCGGAAATTCGGGAGTCATCGGAGAAGGGGAAGTGCAATGGATGACTGCTGGAAATGGAATTCTACACAAAGAATTCCACGAAGAAAATTTCAGCAAATCTGGAGGCATCTTCCATATGGCGCAATTGTGGGTGAATTTACCATCAGCATTTAAAAGCAAGCAAGCTGGATATCAGGAAATCAGTCGCGAGAAAATCATTCCCCAAATGATTGAAAATGGAACCGTCGAGTGCATTGCCGGAGAATTTAATGGTTTTATAGGACCGGCAAAAACCCATACTCCAATAATTCTATTAATTATTGACTTGAAAAAATCCGGAGTTTTTAATTATTCCTTACCGCAAAATTTCAATGCATGCTGTTTGATGGTTGAAGGAAACGGGATTTGGAATCATAAAACCGCAAGCCCGGAACATCATTTGGTCGTCTTTCAAAACGATGGAACTCGCATTTCATTCGAAGCAAAGGAAAACAGTAAATTATTGTTAATGGCAGGAGAACCCATCCATGAACCTATCGCTTCCTATGGTCCCTTTGTCATGAATACGCAAGAAGAGATCCGTGAAGCTTTAAATGATTACAGGGCCGGGAAGTTTGGTTTTTTGAACTAA
- a CDS encoding lipoprotein signal peptidase — MEKRHYYFISILTILVILIIDQISKIWIKTHMEQGEEFLIFGMSWARIHFVENEGMAFGLTFGGAKGKLFLSIFRVVAVSFLFYLLYRMIESKENKWVIVSFSLILAGAIGNIIDSLFYGMIFSASPYHGGLAQLFPEGGGYAPFLMGKVVDMLYFPMYRGEFPQWFPIWGGEEFEFFRPVFNVADSSIFCGICLFLLMYKSIQTDQKIHTAEEKPE; from the coding sequence ATGGAGAAACGACATTATTATTTTATTTCAATTCTGACCATCTTGGTCATTTTGATCATCGACCAGATTTCCAAGATTTGGATAAAAACACATATGGAACAGGGGGAGGAGTTTCTCATATTTGGAATGAGCTGGGCCAGGATCCATTTCGTAGAAAATGAAGGTATGGCATTTGGATTGACCTTCGGAGGTGCAAAAGGAAAGCTTTTTTTAAGCATTTTTCGAGTGGTTGCCGTCAGTTTTCTTTTTTATTTATTGTATAGAATGATCGAATCCAAAGAAAACAAGTGGGTCATCGTATCCTTTTCATTGATATTGGCCGGCGCAATTGGCAATATCATTGATTCGCTTTTTTACGGAATGATCTTTTCGGCATCTCCTTATCATGGCGGACTTGCCCAATTGTTTCCGGAAGGCGGAGGCTACGCTCCCTTTTTAATGGGTAAAGTCGTCGATATGCTGTATTTTCCAATGTACAGAGGGGAATTTCCACAATGGTTTCCCATCTGGGGCGGCGAAGAATTTGAATTCTTCAGACCTGTCTTTAATGTGGCAGATTCATCTATTTTTTGCGGAATATGTTTGTTTCTTTTGATGTATAAATCGATCCAAACGGATCAAAAGATACATACAGCTGAAGAAAAACCTGAATAG
- a CDS encoding helix-turn-helix transcriptional regulator gives MKKIKISFNPVQLDYSCELMRALAHPLRLKILEFIDKSGSVNVNKIYSNLKIEQSVTSQHLSILRITGVIATEKVGKFVFCSINYSCLEKAEKAVNRFLGKTS, from the coding sequence ATGAAGAAGATTAAAATTTCTTTTAATCCTGTACAGCTCGACTATTCATGTGAGCTGATGAGGGCACTTGCCCATCCGTTAAGGCTAAAAATACTTGAATTCATTGACAAAAGTGGCTCCGTTAATGTCAACAAGATTTATTCAAATCTAAAGATTGAACAGAGCGTAACTTCACAACATTTAAGTATTCTTAGAATTACAGGAGTCATTGCAACAGAAAAAGTTGGAAAATTTGTCTTTTGCAGTATCAATTATTCATGTCTTGAAAAAGCCGAGAAAGCTGTCAATCGTTTTTTAGGCAAAACAAGCTAA
- a CDS encoding helix-turn-helix transcriptional regulator: MRNKKNETITLKKGPKEVQLDYSDLRRAVLVLRAVNHKLRQRVIDLLEENDTMTVTDIYIKLRLEQSVASQHLAILRRAGVVATERQGKFIYYSLDRERLNQISKLVEDLAG, encoded by the coding sequence ATGAGGAATAAAAAGAACGAAACGATTACTCTCAAGAAAGGACCTAAGGAAGTTCAATTAGATTATTCTGATCTAAGGAGGGCTGTATTGGTGCTTCGGGCGGTCAACCACAAGCTTCGCCAGCGTGTGATTGATTTGTTGGAAGAAAACGATACAATGACTGTCACAGATATCTATATTAAACTTCGTTTAGAGCAGTCAGTAGCATCTCAGCATCTGGCTATCCTTAGAAGAGCGGGAGTTGTCGCAACAGAAAGGCAGGGAAAATTCATTTATTATTCCCTTGACCGCGAGCGCCTCAACCAGATTTCAAAGCTGGTAGAAGACTTGGCCGGTTAA
- the tsaB gene encoding tRNA (adenosine(37)-N6)-threonylcarbamoyltransferase complex dimerization subunit type 1 TsaB — protein sequence MEPRILHIETSERSCSVCLSEGNNCISQIVDESGEHQSTLAPNIKKLLIDNELFFNDLDAFSVNVGPGSYTSLRVGVMMAKGLSVLNRKPLIANTGLLALAMESKSRFPDYAYYIPLIDARRDDVYFAVYDEVFNELKAAQFAQLSSAWFKNLGIQAAQCLISGSGSRKWTGIIPEYPVQSLEGILTAKWLIKPALQAFQMGIFESPAELKPFYIKDPNITVAKKKI from the coding sequence ATGGAACCACGCATCCTTCATATTGAAACATCCGAGCGATCCTGCAGCGTTTGTTTATCAGAAGGAAATAATTGCATCAGCCAGATCGTCGATGAATCGGGAGAGCACCAATCGACACTGGCGCCAAATATAAAAAAATTATTAATAGATAATGAATTGTTTTTTAATGATTTAGATGCATTTTCCGTAAACGTTGGTCCGGGATCTTATACCTCTTTGCGAGTAGGGGTTATGATGGCAAAAGGCCTTTCCGTGCTTAATCGAAAACCTCTGATAGCAAATACCGGACTTTTAGCATTAGCCATGGAGAGCAAGTCCAGGTTTCCAGATTATGCTTATTATATTCCGCTCATAGATGCGCGGAGGGATGACGTCTATTTCGCGGTTTACGACGAAGTCTTCAACGAATTAAAAGCAGCTCAATTTGCACAATTATCTTCAGCCTGGTTTAAAAACCTCGGGATCCAAGCTGCACAATGCCTTATTTCGGGGAGTGGAAGTCGCAAGTGGACTGGCATTATACCTGAATATCCAGTCCAAAGCTTAGAAGGTATCTTAACCGCTAAATGGCTTATAAAGCCTGCACTGCAGGCTTTTCAAATGGGAATTTTTGAATCACCAGCTGAACTCAAACCCTTTTATATTAAGGACCCCAACATTACGGTTGCCAAAAAAAAGATATAA